The region CCATGCGCGCGCAGCACGTCTTCGCATTGCTGCTCCAGGCGTTCGGCATTCCAGCTCGGGTTGTAGCGCAGGTTGAACAGCACCTGCAGTTCGCCCGGGATCACGTTGTTGGCGCCGGTGCCGGCGTGGATATTGCTGATCTGCAACGAGGTCGGCGGGAAGGTTTCGTAACCTTCGTCCCAACGCCGCGCGGCAAGCTCGGACAGCGCCGGCATCGCCTGGTGAATCGGGTTGCGCGCCTTGTCCGGATAGGCGACATGGCCTTGCACGCCGATCACCTTCAAGGTCGCCGACAAGGTGCCGCGACGGCCGACGCGCAACAGATCGCCGAGCTTGGCGGTCGACGAGGGCTCGCCGGTCACGCACCAATCGATGCGCTCGCCGCGCTCGCGGAAAGTGTCGGCGACGCGGCGCACGCCGTCGATCGCATCGCCCTCTTCGTCGGACGTCAGCAACAGGGCGACGCGCCCGCGATGCTGCGGGTGCGCGGCGACGAAGTCCTCCAGCGCGACCACGAACGCGGCCACGCTGCCCTTCATGTCGGCGGCGCCGCGGCCGTACAACACGCCGTCGCGGATCTCCGGCAGATAGGGATCGCTGGACCAGGCATCGACCGGGCCCGAGGGCACCACGTCGGTATGGCCGAGCAGGACCAGAGTCGGGCCTTCACCGTCGCCGTGCACCGCCCAGAGATTGTCGACCTCGCCGTAGCGCAGGTGCTCGCAGACGAAACCGGCGCGGCGCAGGCGCTCGGCGATCAGCGCCTGGCAACCGAGGTCGTCGGGCGTGACCGAGGGCCGTGCGATCAGCGCCAGGGTCAGATCGAGTACAGCACTCGACGAGGCCCCGCTCGACGAAGCACCGCCCGACGAGGCAGCGCTCACGAACCGACCCCGAAGCGCTGCTTGAAGCCGTTGTCGCTGAAGCCCTGGCTGACCTTGCCGTCGTCGGTCACCACCAGCGGGCGGCGGATCAGCTGCGGGTATTCCTTCAACAGCAACTTCCACTCCGCATCCGAGGCCGGCTCCTTGCGGTTCGGCGCCAAGGTGCGCCAGGTGGTGGAGGACTTGTTGATCAGCGACTCCCAGCCGCCGACCTGGTTCTTCCATTCGACCAGGGTTTCCGGCGCCTGCCGGTTATCGCGATAGTCGACGAAGCTGTGGGCGACGCCGAAGCGGTCCAGCCACTTGCGGGCTTTCTTGCAGGTGTCGCAGTTGTTGAGTCCGTAAAGAGTCGTCATTAGTTTTCAGATCGCTGTTCGAGACGGGTTGACACGACGCTCAAGATCGAGCGCCACTTCGTTGCGCCCAAGAACTGCGGGCGTGGGCATGAATACGATTCGCTCTCCGAACGGGCCCGATGCTTTCAAGTGCAAGGTTACGCGATGGGGTTTGATGCTGTGGCCGTCTTCAACGCAGGCAATGTCGGCGATCTTGAGTCGCTGCTCCAATTTCCCGCGCCGTACCAACAAGAACTCGCCGTGATCGGCGAGATAGTCCGCAAAGGAATTCATCACGACGCAAAAGACTGCGAGCAACGCCGCCAAGACGAACCAGATCGCGACGTGCTCGGCAGAGGCGCCGCCGCGGCCACTGAACAGGTATTCCACGGGAAAAAGCAAGACCAGGCCCAGCAGCAGGCGCGCCCACAGCTTGCGGACCACTGTCGTCGGCGATGCGAGTTGATTTCCTTCTGCCATTGGTCGTCCCCTGCATCCGCCAACCCACGCGGCAAACCGTCGAGGCGGGTGCTCGCCGCGGCGAAACCGCGCCTTCGCCGCCTCGATGAGCCCACGAGCCGCTGGGAACGGCAAGCAGCCTTCGCCGCTCGTTACTCGTTCCCGCGAACTCGTTCCTCGCCTCAGTCGGCCAACCCGCGCAGCAGGTCGTTGATGCTGGTCTTCGAACGCGTCTTGGCGTCGACCTGCTTGACGATGACCGCGCAGTACAGCGAATGCGATCCGTCCTTGGCCGGCAGCTGACCCGACACCACCACGCTGTACGGCGGTACGCGGCCGTAGCTGATCTCGCCGGTGGCGCGGTTGTAGACGCGGGTGCTCTGGCCGAGGAACACGCCCATGCCGATCACGCTGTGGTGGCCGACGACGAAGCCTTCGACCACTTCCGAACGCGCGCCGATGAAGCAATGGTCTTCGATGATGGTCGGCGAAGCCTGCAGCGGTTCGAGCACGCCGCCGATGCCGGCGCCGCCGGACAAGTGGCAGTGCTTGCCGATCTGGGCGCAGGAACCGACCGTGGCCCAGGTGTCGACCATGGTGCCTTCGCCGACGTGCGCGCCGATGTTGACGAAGCTCGGCATCAGCACCACGTCCTTGCCGATGTAGGCGCCGCGGCGGGCGATCGCGCCGGGCACGACGCGCGCGCCGAGCTTGCGGAAATCGGCTTCGCCGTAGCCCTCGAAGCGCGCCGGCACCTTGTCCCAGAACGGCGCCGGGTCGGCTTCGACGACCTGCATGTCGTTGACGCGGAAGTACAGCAGCACCGCCTTCTTCAGCCACTCGTTGACGCTCCAGCCGCCCTTGCCGTCGGGCTCGGCGACGCGGAACTCGCCCTGCTCGAGGCCGGCGATGACGCGCTCGACGGTGGGCCGGGTCGAGCCTTCGATTTCGTCGGGCGTGAGCATGCTGCGGCGCTCGAAAGCGCTGTCGATCATGAACTTCAGCTCGTCGATGCCCGGCACTTCGTTGCTCTTCTTGCGTGCGGTCTTCTTGGCGGTCTTCTTGGCGGGGCTCATCGACTGTCTCCTTCGAGGCAGGCCAGCAGCGCATCGCGCAGGGCCTGCTGTTGCGTTTCGTCGAGCGCGCGATCGCGCCCGTCGGTGATCTGGAATACGTCTTCGGCGCGTTCGCCGAAGGTGGCGATGCGCGCGTCGTACACGCGCAGGCGCTGTTTGCGCAAAGTCTGGGCGACGTCGGCCAGCAGGCCGGGACGGTCGGTGCAGACCAGGCTCAAGGTGGTGCGCGCACTCGCGGCTTCGTCCTTGCTGAACGAGGCGAACACGATCTGCGGGACGATGCGGAAATGACGCAGGTGCCGCGGTTGTGCGCGGCGCGCCGGCTTGATCCGTTCGAGCGGGCCGGCCAGGGTCGCTTCCAGGCGCCGTTCGACGTCCTCGGCGCTCGGCGGCTGGCGCGGATCGGTCGGCACCACCTCGAAGGTGTCGAAGATCGCGCCTTGCGGGCCGTCGAGCACGCGCGCCTGCTGGATCGCCAGGCCGAGCCGGTCGAGGGTGGCGACGATCGCGGCGAACAGGCCGTCGCGGTCGGGCGAATGCACGAACACTTCCAGCGCGCCGGCATGGGCGCCGCCGTGGGCGCTAACCGGCCGTGCACGCACGCGGGTGTCGCCGAGCGCGATGCCGCGCAACGAGGCGGCCTGCCAGGCGATCTGGTCGGGGCGGCCGCGCTGGAAGGCGATCTCGGGCATGCGCGCGAACAAGGCGGCGATCTCGTCGTCGCGCGCGCCGAACGCGGCCAACATGGCCTGCGCGGCTTCGCGCGTCTCGGCGGCGCGCTCGGCGCCGGCGACCGGGTGTTCGAGCCCGCGCCGCAAGGCCAGGCGGGTGGCGGTGTAGAGGTCGGCGAGCAGCCGGTCCTTCCACGCGTTCCACAGCTTCGGCGAGGTGCCGGCGATGTCGGCGCAGGTCAGCAGATAGAGATGATCGAGGTGCTCGCGATCGGCGACCTTGGTGGCGAAGCGATGGATCACGTCGGGGTCGGCGATGTCCTGCTTCTGCGCGGTCACCGACATCAGCAGATGCTGGCGCACCAGCCATTCGACCAGGGCGGTGTCGGACTCGCTCAGGCCCATGGTCGAGCAGAACACGCGCGCGTCGTCGCCGCCGAGTTCGGAATGATCGCCGCCGCGGCCCTTGGCGATGTCGTGGAACAGGCCGGCAAGCAGCAATAGTTCCGGCTTGCGCAGGCGCGGCCAGACTTCGTGGGCGATGCTGAAACGTTCGTCGGCCACGCCGGAGGCGAAGCGGGCGAGATTGCGCAGCACCGCTAGGGTGTGCTGGTCGACCGTGTAGACATGGAACAGGTCGAACTGCATGCGCCCGGAGACTTTCGAGAACGCCGGAATCCAGCGCCCGAGCACGCCCAGGCGGGCCATGCGTTCGAGCGCGTGCACCGGATGCGGGCCGCGCAGGATCTTGATGAAGCGCTCGCGCAGCGCCGGCTCGGCCTGGACGAAGCTCGGCACCCGCGCCAGCGCCTCGGCCAGCGCGCGCGCGGTCTGCGAGTGCAGGCCGCGGATCTCGTCGTGCGCGGCCCAGGCCGCGAACAGGGCGAACACCTCGGAAGCGTCGCGCGGCCACTCGGCGTCGCGCGCAGCAATGTAGTCGCGACGCAACTCGAAGGCCTCGAACACGCCGTCCAGCGGCACCGGCACGGCCTCGCCTTCGATCTGCTCCTCGAAGCGCTGCAGCAGACGCTCGCCGATGCGCAGCACCAGCGCGGCGCTGCGATAGAAACCCTGCATCATCTGCTCGACAGCGAGGTTGTCGGCGTTGTCGACATGCCCCAGGCGTTCGGCGAGCAGCTTCTGGTAGTCGAAACGCAAGCGTTCTTCGCGCTTGCGCGCGACCAGATGCAGCCCGAAGCGCAAACGCGACAAGGTCCGGCGTTCGCGCTCCAGCGTGGTCAGTTCGTCCGGCCCGAGTTGGCCGATCGACACCAGCGATTCCAGGTCGGAGGTGCCGATGATCCGCAGCGCCATCCAGTGCAGGGTCTGCACGTCGCGCATGCCGCCCGGGCCTTCCTTGAGATTGGGCTCGAGGTTGTCGGCGGTGTCGCCGTAACGGGCGTGACGCAGGCGCAGCTCTTCGCGCTTGGCGATGAAAAACTCGCGCGCCGGCCACACCTGCGACGGCGAGATCGCCGCCTGCAGCGCCATCTGCGCGACCGCGCCGGCGGCGAGCGGGCGCGCTTCCAGCATCGCGGTCAATACGCTCAGGTCGGCCGCGGCTTCGGTGCACTGCTCGGCCGAGCGCACGGCGTGGCCGACCGGCAAGCCGGCGTCCCACAGCGAGGCGAAAAAGCAGCCGAGTTGTTCGGCCTGGGCGGTCTGGGCCTGCGAATCGGCGAGCACCAGCAAGTCGATGTCCGACTGCGGAAACAATTCGCCGCGGCCGTAGCCGCCGACCGCGAACAAGGCCAGCGGCGCGGCCTCGTCGATGCAGGCCTGCCAGGCCGCACGCACCTGCGCATCGACCGCGTCGGTGCGCGCGCGCAGCAGGCGGTCGATGTCGGCATCGGGGTCGCTGTCGAAACGCTGCGCGAGGGCGGCGTCGACCGCGCTCAGGGCTGCGCGGATCGCCGCCGGGCTGCCGGCGGCGGGCGTCGCCGCATCGGGCGCCGCCGACCGATCGGCCAATCGTTCGTCAGGCCGATCGCCGGCGACGGGGCCGGTCATAGGTCGTTATCGTCGCCCGGCACGCGGGTCAGGATTTCGACGCCGTCCTCGGTCACCGCGACGGTGTGCTCCCACTGCGCCGACAACTTGCGGTCCTTGGTCACCACGGTCCAGCCGTCCGGCAGGGTCTTATGGCGGTAGGTGCCTTCGTTGATCATCGGCTCGATGGTGAAGGTCATGCCGGGCACGAGCTTCACGCCTTCGCCGGGACGGCCGTGATGCAGCACCTGCGGGTCTTCGTGATAGACGCGGCCGATGCCGTGGCCGCAGTAGTCGCGCACCACGCTGAAGCGCTCGGCTTCGGCGTAGGTCTGGATGGCGTGGCCGATGTCGCCGAGGGTGATGCCCGGCCGCACCAGGCGGATGCCGCGGAACATCGCTTCGCGGGTCACGTCGACCAGACGCTTGGCCATGACCGAGGGCGTGCCGACGTAATACATGCGGCTGGTGTCGCCGTGCCAGCCGTCCTTGATCACGGTGACGTCGATGTTGACGATGTCGCCGTCCTTGAGGATCTTGCTGTCGCTCGGGATGCCGTGGCAGATCACGTTGTTGACCGAGGTGCACACGGTCTTCGGAAAGCCCTTGTAGCCGACGTTGGCCGGAATCGCTTTCTGCACGTTGACGATGTGCTCGTTGCAGATGCGGTCCAGCTCGCCGGTGCTGACGCCCGGCTTCACGTAGGGAGCGACGATCTGCAGCACCTCGGCGGCCAGGCGGCCGGCGACGCGCATCTTCTCGATGTCTTCGGGTGTCTTGATGGAAATAGCCATGCCGGCATTATCGCTTAATCGGGGCCGCCCTTCACGCGTCGCGGGCGTCGTCGACGCGACGCTGCGTGCCATCGTCGGCGAGCTCGCCGACGGCGGCGCCCCTAGGCGACGCCCCTATGTGGACCGTGCGGCACAGGGCGGTCGGCGAACACCCGAGCAGCGACCACCTTCAGGGCGAAGGCCAGGCGACCGCGCAAGCCGGACCAGCGCTCGGCACAGCCGGCCGGGGCCGGCTCAATCGGGCCGGTCGGCCCTGATGGGCGGATTTCTCAGCCAATGCTGAGATGGTGAGTCTCAAGGGCGGCAGCCACGCAATCCGGGCCGCTACAGGGCCGCTACCAGGCGGCCGTGGCGCCTGCTTAGCCGCCCCGCCCTCGCCTCACCCCGGCCCAGCCCCCTCAACTTGCCCCAAGCCCCCCGTCCCCGTTACACTTCCGCGGCTCTGCGACCGGACCGACCTGCTTCACCGGACCGAATCGCGCCGCCCACGTCGGGCGTCACCGACGAATACACACCTGCCGCCACAGCCCGTGCCGGGGTGCCTGAGGGACCGATCGCAAGCTCGGCTCCGCAGGTTCGGACACGGAAGCGACAGGGAGGCCCAACCCCGGAACCCTTCGCCACGGACCCGCGTCCGCGGCGAGCCGCCATCACTCAATCGGCGGTCGGTTCCCTTGCCTTCGGAGTTATCGCAATGCCTCAGATCACCATGCGTCAGATGCTGGAAGCCGGCGTCCATTTCGGCCACCAGACGCGCTACTGGAATCCCAAGATGGGCCCGTACATCTTCGGCGCCCGCGGCAAGATCCACATCATCAACCTCGAGAAGACCGTTCCGCTGTTCAACGACGCGATGAACTTCATCTCGGGCATCGCCCAGAAGCGCGGCACCATCCTGTTCATCGGCACCAAGCGTTCGGCGCGCGATTCGATCAAGGAAGAAGCGCAGCGCTGCAACATGCCGTACATGACCCAGCGCTGGCTGGGCGGCACGCTGACCAACTTCCGCACCGTCAAGCAGTCGGTCTCGCGCCTGAAGGAACTGGAAGCCGGCGAAACCGACGGCACCTTCCAGAAGATGGTCAAGCACGAAGTGCTGGGCCTGCGCCGCGAGCGCGACAAGCTGGAAGCCTCGCTGGGCGGCATCAAGGACATGAACCGTCTGCCCGACGCTCTGTTCGTGATCGACATCGGCCATGAAGACATCGCGATCAAGGAAGCCAAGAAGCTCGGCATCCCGGTCATCGCGGTGGTCGACACCAACTACGACCCGGCCCTGGTCGACTACGCGATCCCGGGCAACGACGACGCCATCCGCGCCGTGCAGCTGTACGCCCGCGCCGCCGCCGACGCCGTGCTCGAAGGCAAGGCCGCCGCTCCGCAGGTCGGCAGCGTCCGCGAGGAAGACTTCGCCGAAGCCGCCGAAGACGGCGCCGCCAAGGACGACCGCAAGTCCGCTCCGCGCGGCCGCGCACCGGCCAAGAAGGGCCCGGCTCCGGCTGCCGCCCCGGCCGCCAAGAAGGCCGACGGCGAAGCGCCGGCTGCCGAGTAAGCGTCATGTAATGCAGCCGCGCCAAACTGCGCGGCTGCACTTACCCGTATCCGCTCCGGGTAGCAGCGGCGTAAGCCGCGATGCATCGCCGCAGTCAGCGATGAAACGCGGCTTACGCCGCTCCTGCCCGGACTTTATCGAACACCCGAGGTAACCCCATGGCTGAAATTTCCGCTTCCCTGGTCAAGGAACTCCGCGAGCGCACCGGCGCCGGCATGATGGAGTGCAAGAAGGCGCTCGTCGAAAACAACGGCGACATCGACGCCGCGGCCGAGTGGCTGCGCAAGTCGGGCCTGGCCAAGGCCGACAAGAAGGCCGGCCGCGTCGCTGCCGAAGGCCGCATCGCGGTCGCCCAGGACGGCGGCAAGGCCGTGCTGGTCGAGATCAACTCCGAAACCGACTTCGTCGCCAAGGACGCCAACTTCCTGTCCTTCACCGAGACCGTGGCCCAGGCCGCGCTGAGCTCGGGCGCCGTCGACGCCGAGGCGCTGAAGGCGGTCAAGCTGGCTTCCGGCGAAACCGTCGAGGAAACCCGCGCCGCCGTCATCGCCAAGGTCGGCGAGAACCTGCAGGTGCGTCGCCTGATCCAGATCGACAGCGCCAACAACGTCGCTGCCTATGTTCACGGCGGCCGCATCGGCGTGCTGATCGAGCTCAAGGGCGGCGATGCCGACCTGGCCCGCGGCCTGGCCATGCACGTTGCCGCGATGAACCCGCCGCACATCAAGGCCAGCGACGTCCCGGCCGAGTTCGTGGCGAAGGAAAAGGAAATCGAACTGGCCAAGATGTCCGACAAGGACAAGTCCAAGCCGGCCGACATCCTGGAGAAGATCATCGGCGGCAAGATCGCCAAGATCGTCAACGAAGTCACCCTGTACGGCCAGCCCTACGTGCTGAACACCGATCAGACCGTCGAGCAGGTGGTCAAGGCCGCCGGCGCCGACGTGGTCAGCATGCAGCGCATCGCCGTCGGCGAAGGCATCGAGAAGCAGGTCGACGACTTCGCCGCCGAAGTCATGAAGCAGGCCGGCCTGGCGTAAGCCACCGTCGCTTCGAAGCAGTACGAAAAAGGCCGCGGATTCCGCGGCCTTTTTCTTTGGGCGGGAATCGGGAATCGGGAATCGGGAATCGGGAATCGGGAATCGGGAACAGCGTAACCATCATCCCGTCGTTCCTGCGAAGGCGGGAACCCAGAAACTTCAAGCGTTCTCGCCCGAAAGCCCTGGGTTCCCGCCTTCGCAGGAACGACGGAGACGGTTGCGTCGTTCGATTCCCTATTCCCTATTCCCGCATCCCGGCCCCAAAAAAGGCCGCGGAATCCGCGGCCTCTCTTGACTGACCCGGCCCGCAACCCGCGCGGACGCGGCCAGCGCCGCCCCGCCTCACTCGATCGGCGGGCAGGACTCGGCGTAGTGCGAACTCTGCGAGATCACCACCCACTGACCGCCGGTGTAGCGGTACTTGGTCAGCACGATCTCGTAGGCCCAGCCCTGGTATTCGCAGGTGGTCTCGGTGCGGAACGAGCCCTCGGCCGGATCGGCCTGGGCCACCGGCAGGAACAGCAACAGGCCCGACAAGCCCAACGCGCACACGGTATTCCGAAACGTCATGGCAACCCCTCCTGGGTTAGGCGAACCGATTCGCCGAGCCGATCATAATCCGGCCGCGTCCGCCTCCCTGCGACACCTGTCAGATTCCCCCGCCCCCGACGCGACACGGCCGCGATCTCTCGCGGCCGTGCGCTTTCGGACCTGATCACGGCGGCCGCGGCAGCGCGAACGCTACCGCGCCGGCTCAGCCGGCCTGCTGGAAATACACCTCTTCGTACGGCTGCACGACCACCCAGCCGGTGCCGGCGAACTTGAGCTGCACGCTCTCGCCCGAGCCGCGCCCGAACAGGGTGCCCAGGGAGATGTCGGTGACGATGTCCGGGCTGAGGCCGCCGGACCAGGCGACGGTCGCGTTCGGGTCGGTGAACACCGGCTGGTCCGGAGTCACCGCCAGGGTCAGCGGCTCGTAATGCGAGGTGATCGCGACCACGCCGCTGCCGCTGAGTTTGATGTTGAACAGGCCGCCGGACATCATGCCCGAGACCTTGCGCATCATCTTGATGTCGGCGGCGATGCCGTCCTCGTAGGCCAGCACGTCGTTGCCGTTGACGTAGATCGACTCGCCGCCCAGGCGCAGCAGGGTGATCTTCTTGCCGGCGTCGGCGATGTAGACCCGGCCCTTGCCTTCCATCTTCATCAACTGCGTGCCTTCGCCGCTGATCGCCTTCTTCAGCAGGTTGCTCAGGCCCTGCTCCAACACGCCCTGGCGCACGAACTTGACGCCGCCGCGGTACGCCACCATCGAGCCGGCCTTGGCCCAGACCCGGCCGTCGAGCTTGACTTCGAGCAGGTGCGAGCTTTCCAGCTCGAACACTTCCTGGCTGAGGTCCTTCTGCTTCGAGGCTTCGACGAATTCGTTGAGGTTCTTGATCGACACTTCCATCTCCTTGGGTGGTGCGCGGCGCGTGCCGGGACGGCACGGGCGCGATACGGCGGTTCCAATCTGGACCGGCGGCGGGATCATAAGGGATCGCCGTGTCGGAACGAGGGTCGCCGTACGGCAATCCGCTCCCGCGAACGCGTCCGGCAAGGCCTTCGCGAGCGCCGGAGGCCCGTTTGCGCACGACCCGGGGGTGGGCGCTTGAGCTACAATTCTGCCGCTGCCCGCCTCCCCGAGAATGCCCCATGTCCCAGCTCGCCTATCGCCGTGTCCTGTTGAAACTTTCCGGCGAGGCGTTGATGGGGGACGAGGACTACGGCATCGATCCCAAGGTGATCGGGCGCCTCGCCCGCGAAGTCATCGAAGTCCAGCAGGCCGGCGCGGAAATCGCGCTGGTGATCGGCGGCGGCAACATCTTCCGCGGCGCCGGCCTCGCCGCCGGCGGCATGGACCGGGTCACCGGCGACCAGATGGGCATGCTCGCCACCGTCATCAACGCCCTGGCGATGCAGGATTCGCTCGAGAAGCTCGGCGCCAAGGTGCGGGTCATGAGCGCGATCAAGATCAACGACGTGTGCGAGGACTACATCCGCCGCCGCGCCATCCGCCACCTGGAAAAAGGCCGTCTGGCGATCTTCGCCGCCGGCGTCGGCAGCCCGTTCTTCACCACCGATTCCGGCGCCGCCCTGCGCGCGATCGAGATCGGCGCCGACCTGTTACTGAAGGCGACCAAGGTCGACGGCG is a window of Lysobacter antibioticus DNA encoding:
- the tsf gene encoding translation elongation factor Ts is translated as MAEISASLVKELRERTGAGMMECKKALVENNGDIDAAAEWLRKSGLAKADKKAGRVAAEGRIAVAQDGGKAVLVEINSETDFVAKDANFLSFTETVAQAALSSGAVDAEALKAVKLASGETVEETRAAVIAKVGENLQVRRLIQIDSANNVAAYVHGGRIGVLIELKGGDADLARGLAMHVAAMNPPHIKASDVPAEFVAKEKEIELAKMSDKDKSKPADILEKIIGGKIAKIVNEVTLYGQPYVLNTDQTVEQVVKAAGADVVSMQRIAVGEGIEKQVDDFAAEVMKQAGLA
- the glnD gene encoding [protein-PII] uridylyltransferase, producing the protein MTGPVAGDRPDERLADRSAAPDAATPAAGSPAAIRAALSAVDAALAQRFDSDPDADIDRLLRARTDAVDAQVRAAWQACIDEAAPLALFAVGGYGRGELFPQSDIDLLVLADSQAQTAQAEQLGCFFASLWDAGLPVGHAVRSAEQCTEAAADLSVLTAMLEARPLAAGAVAQMALQAAISPSQVWPAREFFIAKREELRLRHARYGDTADNLEPNLKEGPGGMRDVQTLHWMALRIIGTSDLESLVSIGQLGPDELTTLERERRTLSRLRFGLHLVARKREERLRFDYQKLLAERLGHVDNADNLAVEQMMQGFYRSAALVLRIGERLLQRFEEQIEGEAVPVPLDGVFEAFELRRDYIAARDAEWPRDASEVFALFAAWAAHDEIRGLHSQTARALAEALARVPSFVQAEPALRERFIKILRGPHPVHALERMARLGVLGRWIPAFSKVSGRMQFDLFHVYTVDQHTLAVLRNLARFASGVADERFSIAHEVWPRLRKPELLLLAGLFHDIAKGRGGDHSELGGDDARVFCSTMGLSESDTALVEWLVRQHLLMSVTAQKQDIADPDVIHRFATKVADREHLDHLYLLTCADIAGTSPKLWNAWKDRLLADLYTATRLALRRGLEHPVAGAERAAETREAAQAMLAAFGARDDEIAALFARMPEIAFQRGRPDQIAWQAASLRGIALGDTRVRARPVSAHGGAHAGALEVFVHSPDRDGLFAAIVATLDRLGLAIQQARVLDGPQGAIFDTFEVVPTDPRQPPSAEDVERRLEATLAGPLERIKPARRAQPRHLRHFRIVPQIVFASFSKDEAASARTTLSLVCTDRPGLLADVAQTLRKQRLRVYDARIATFGERAEDVFQITDGRDRALDETQQQALRDALLACLEGDSR
- the pyrH gene encoding UMP kinase — encoded protein: MSQLAYRRVLLKLSGEALMGDEDYGIDPKVIGRLAREVIEVQQAGAEIALVIGGGNIFRGAGLAAGGMDRVTGDQMGMLATVINALAMQDSLEKLGAKVRVMSAIKINDVCEDYIRRRAIRHLEKGRLAIFAAGVGSPFFTTDSGAALRAIEIGADLLLKATKVDGVYDKDPKKHADAVRFDKLTYDDVITRDLQVMDTAAFALCRDSELPLRIFDMGQPGVLLKILRGENIGTLVKGRN
- the dapE gene encoding succinyl-diaminopimelate desuccinylase: MSAASSGGASSSGASSSAVLDLTLALIARPSVTPDDLGCQALIAERLRRAGFVCEHLRYGEVDNLWAVHGDGEGPTLVLLGHTDVVPSGPVDAWSSDPYLPEIRDGVLYGRGAADMKGSVAAFVVALEDFVAAHPQHRGRVALLLTSDEEGDAIDGVRRVADTFRERGERIDWCVTGEPSSTAKLGDLLRVGRRGTLSATLKVIGVQGHVAYPDKARNPIHQAMPALSELAARRWDEGYETFPPTSLQISNIHAGTGANNVIPGELQVLFNLRYNPSWNAERLEQQCEDVLRAHGLQYELRWFRGGEPFYTPEGPLRAAAREVLAQFSGGVPEESTGGGTSDARFIAPLGAQCIEIGPVNASIHKVDENVLVSDLEALPDLYRALIERLLV
- a CDS encoding Spx/MgsR family RNA polymerase-binding regulatory protein encodes the protein MTTLYGLNNCDTCKKARKWLDRFGVAHSFVDYRDNRQAPETLVEWKNQVGGWESLINKSSTTWRTLAPNRKEPASDAEWKLLLKEYPQLIRRPLVVTDDGKVSQGFSDNGFKQRFGVGS
- the rpsB gene encoding 30S ribosomal protein S2 — translated: MPQITMRQMLEAGVHFGHQTRYWNPKMGPYIFGARGKIHIINLEKTVPLFNDAMNFISGIAQKRGTILFIGTKRSARDSIKEEAQRCNMPYMTQRWLGGTLTNFRTVKQSVSRLKELEAGETDGTFQKMVKHEVLGLRRERDKLEASLGGIKDMNRLPDALFVIDIGHEDIAIKEAKKLGIPVIAVVDTNYDPALVDYAIPGNDDAIRAVQLYARAAADAVLEGKAAAPQVGSVREEDFAEAAEDGAAKDDRKSAPRGRAPAKKGPAPAAAPAAKKADGEAPAAE
- the dapD gene encoding 2,3,4,5-tetrahydropyridine-2,6-dicarboxylate N-succinyltransferase: MPRRRQSMSPAKKTAKKTARKKSNEVPGIDELKFMIDSAFERRSMLTPDEIEGSTRPTVERVIAGLEQGEFRVAEPDGKGGWSVNEWLKKAVLLYFRVNDMQVVEADPAPFWDKVPARFEGYGEADFRKLGARVVPGAIARRGAYIGKDVVLMPSFVNIGAHVGEGTMVDTWATVGSCAQIGKHCHLSGGAGIGGVLEPLQASPTIIEDHCFIGARSEVVEGFVVGHHSVIGMGVFLGQSTRVYNRATGEISYGRVPPYSVVVSGQLPAKDGSHSLYCAVIVKQVDAKTRSKTSINDLLRGLAD
- a CDS encoding AIM24 family protein — protein: MSIKNLNEFVEASKQKDLSQEVFELESSHLLEVKLDGRVWAKAGSMVAYRGGVKFVRQGVLEQGLSNLLKKAISGEGTQLMKMEGKGRVYIADAGKKITLLRLGGESIYVNGNDVLAYEDGIAADIKMMRKVSGMMSGGLFNIKLSGSGVVAITSHYEPLTLAVTPDQPVFTDPNATVAWSGGLSPDIVTDISLGTLFGRGSGESVQLKFAGTGWVVVQPYEEVYFQQAG
- the map gene encoding type I methionyl aminopeptidase encodes the protein MAISIKTPEDIEKMRVAGRLAAEVLQIVAPYVKPGVSTGELDRICNEHIVNVQKAIPANVGYKGFPKTVCTSVNNVICHGIPSDSKILKDGDIVNIDVTVIKDGWHGDTSRMYYVGTPSVMAKRLVDVTREAMFRGIRLVRPGITLGDIGHAIQTYAEAERFSVVRDYCGHGIGRVYHEDPQVLHHGRPGEGVKLVPGMTFTIEPMINEGTYRHKTLPDGWTVVTKDRKLSAQWEHTVAVTEDGVEILTRVPGDDNDL